The Phycisphaeraceae bacterium genomic sequence CGTCGTGAAGTCTGGCCGTGGTTCGTCTGGGCAGCACTGGCAGTGCTGGTGGTGGAGTGGATTGTTTACACGAGAAGGATGCACGTGTGAATAGATTGGCGGAATTGTCGTAGTGAATACGCTCAGTGAATTTCGTGATTGATCAGGAATTCTCGATCGCAACTGACGGTGGTCTTGACGGGAATGTAGGCTCAGCTTGACGATGCTTCCATAGTTCGATTCACGGCGAGATTCGCGGCATCTTTTGTGTCTGCGAATTGTCCAACCAGCTCGATCTGAAGCTGCGTGATTCTGAAGCCCAGCTCTTTTTCGAGATCGGTCAGTATGTGCTGGGGGATATTTTTCAGAATGCGTTCACCGATTGAATCGGGAACATCAGTGACGGTGTCAGATTGAGCGTCGCGCAAGTGGAGGTGGTTATGCGTGGCGGCATCGTATCGTGTTGAGCCACCACGACCGAGAAGTTTTTGCGCCAAACCCGCACGACAAAACGCCTCAAGAGTGTTGTAAACGGTGGCAAGGCTGATGTCCTGCTCACTATGGGCGACTTTCTGAAATAGCTGGTCAGCCGTCGGATGTGATCGAGTGGAGATCAGTGCTTCGTACAGTGCTCGCCGCTGCCGCGTACACCGTAAACGGTGGCGGGAAAATAATTGCTGGATCTGATCTGTTGTCACGTGAGTGGTCATGGCAGTTCATCCGAGCAAAAAACAACTTCAAGCATCCGCCCGACTTAGTGATCGAGACCGATTGCCAAGCGATTAATCGTCAAAGTATAGACAGGAAATGTGGTTATTTGTAGTGAATAACAGCGAAATCCGTTGTGATTACCGGGTCCGTTAACGATATGGACCTCGGATCTTGCCCCCTTCAATCTCTGCGTTTCCCCTAGATCTTTTTCTTCCGCTAAACTCCTCGCCATGGCCAAGACCCCGATGACATATGCTGGCAGCGGCGTGGACCTGCAGGCTGCGGATCGCGCTGTGGAGTTGATGGAACACCACATTCGACGGACATTCGGTCCGCGTGTTGTCGGTGCGTTTGGCGGCTTTGCCGGCCTCTTTCGACTGGACTACAACGAAAAACTCTTCAAACGAAACTTCAAGGATCCCGTCCTCGTTGCCTGTACCGATGGCGTAGGCACGAAAGTCAAGCTCGCCTCGCAAATGAAGATTTACGATACCGTCGGCCAAGACCTCGTGGCGATGAGTGTCAATGACTTGATCGTGCAAGGTGCGGAACCACTCTTTTTTCTCGACTACATCGCGCTGAACAAAAAAGAACCTGAGCTGGCTGCGCAAATGGTGCGGGGTGTCGCGGACGGCTGCGTGCTGGCTGGTTGTGCGTTATTGGGTGGAGAAACCGCTGAAATGCCTGACGTGTACGCTCCGGGTGAGTTTGACATGGCTGGCTTTGCTGTGGGTGTTGGTGAACTCAACCGCATCATTGATGGATCCGAGGCATCACCCGGAGATGTGATACTTGGTCTCAAATCCAGCGGAGTTCACTCCAATGGCTACAGCCTAGTGCGTGCAATCGTGAAGGAGGCGGACCTTGATTTAGATCAGGTTTATCCAGACCTCGACCCGCATCAGACCCTTGGTCGTGTGTTGCTGACTCCGACTCGGATTTACGCACACGCAGTGGTTAACGTGCTCCGTCGGTACAAGGTGAAGCAGGTTGTCACCTCCATGGCGAATATCACTGGCAGCGGCATTCCAGGTAACGTCCCGCGCACACTTAATCCGAAAATCAATGCAAAAATCGACCGTTCAACCTGGCAGGTGCCGCCCGTGTTCCGATTCCTTCAGAAACATGGCAACGTGGAAGAGAAGGAAATGTGGGACGTATTCAATATGGGTATCGGTTACGTGGTGATCGTCAGGCCGGCATTTGCTGAATCGGTAAAAGAACAATTTGAAAAGCTCGGCGAGACGGTGCATGTCATTGGAAAGGTAGTCAGGGGGAGTGGAATGGTGGTGTGGGCGTGATTTGCGGCTCAACCTTCACGCCGGTGATTAATCATGCTCAAGATTCATCTTCTCGCTTGTGATGGCGGAGAAGTTCGGAAATTGCTTGGGTCTATCGCAAGCTCGCGTAAGCGTGATTGGGTTTTCGGCCGTCCGAGAAATCGGTGTATGTGGGTTACCCCTTCTTAACCGACCGCTATAAACCGACGATGAATACTTCAACGGCGTTTCGCTCGACTCGCCGGTGGAGGAGGCATGTCCCCGCATAATCTGATGCGATCTGTGGTATTTCGGCTCGTCTTTGGGCTGGTGCTAGGCGGCGTGGCTATCTCTGTCGGCCTGTGCCTGCTCGAATTGCGCAATGCCGAGGCCATGCTCCAGATGGACGTGACTCAACGTGTCGGAATGAGTGTGCGCAATATCCAGAGCATCTTCAAAGATCTTCTGGGTGAGCTCAAAAGCAATGAAGAGATTAAAGACGCGCTGGATGTGTTTACCAACGATCGTGCTGTTCGTGCAATCCGGCTGACCGGACCGCAGATGACGGCTGTTGAGGTGGGTAACTGGCCGGACCTGCTCAAGAACAATGCCGCAGTCTGGATCTTTCCGGCTCATGGCGTGGCACGGGGGAACGAGATCGACCTTAATCGTTTGACTCGTGTCTCCGCGCCATTCAAGGCGGGTGGGGGTGTCGTCACGCTGGAGTTGCTTGTGGACGGCCCATCCGAACGGGCAAATGTTCGCTCAAACGTCATGACCAAAATGTGGAGTCAGGCACTGCTGCTCTCGGTCACTCTGCTGCTGGGGTTGCTCTTTCTGAGGCGGTTGGTGACCGAACCATTGTCAAAGGTGATGCAACTGGTCAGCAGCAGCGCGGGAGCCGAGCCGTTTTACCGGCTCGCCAGTGGTCGGCGCGACGAGTTTTCTCGTTTAGCGGAGTCGATCGGCGGCATGCTGACGCGGATCGATAACACCGCGGAGCAACTCCGCAATCGCGAACAGGCATTTCAAAATCTCTACCAGTTTGCCCCAGCTGCGATGGTCAGTCTGGATGGAAACGGGAAAATACTCGAAGCAAATTACCGCGCAGCTTCGCTCTTTCAGACCGCCACGGAACGCGAACTGATCGGTCGAGGCATTCTTGACTTTCTCCGTGCGGATGACCGCGGCCTGTTGCGTCAGACCATTGATCGACTTGAACTCGATCAAGCTGCCCGATGTGATCTGCGCATCGTCGTGGGAGCCAGAACGATTGACGTTCTTGTCGAGTGTGCCGGTGTGCGGAATGCGGATGGCGTACTCCAGTCGGTGCACCTCTCTTTTCTAGACGTGAGTGAATCCAAGAAACTCCAGAGACAGCTTGCGGATAAGAGCCACCTGTTGAATCTGGTGATCGACCATATTTCTGCCGCCATCCTTCTGGTCAACGAGGAGGGAAGGATCGCAGCTCATAACCAGCAACTGGCAGTTCTGCTCAAGCGGCAGTCAAGCGAATTGATCGGTCGGCCGTATGACCCGGAAAACTTCTGGCGGGAGTTAGGAATTGTAAAACAAGACCTTTTTGTCAATCGCTTGCGTCAGATAGATGCAGATGACAATCGTCCCGCACAGGAACGATTCGAGGCACGTGTGGGTACCTTTTTATTCCAGGGCGTGCCGGTGCATGACGCATCGGGCAAAGGAATCGGCCGCCTCTGGGTGGTCCAGGAAATCACCTCGCAGGAACAGAGCCAGCGGTTGCTGGAGCAGCAATCCAGCCAATTACAAGCTCTCAAAAAACTTGGGCCACAGCTCAGCGACGTGTCGGATCCCAAGACACTTTTGGAGAGGGCAGCATCGCAGCTTTTCGAAATTTTCGGCGTTGAAGCCCTCGGATTGGCGTTACGGCATCAGGACTCAGAGTCACGAAGTCTTCAGATACTCCATCGAGGATCAGGAGCTTATCTACTCGAGCCCAATCGCGCGCTGGTGCAGGCTGTTGAGCGGCAGCTCATGCCGCAGATTTTGTCAAACCAGGATGTTTCATTTTGGCCGGAGTTCCCGCGGGGCGCAGCATGGGGTAAGGTTTTCGCCCAAGCTGGCCTGACGTGCTTGGCTGGTGGACCTCTCCGAGCGAGTACTGATGCGCAGGGCGTGCTCTGGATCGCGCGACGTGGTGGCGAGCGTCTGGAAAAACACCACATCTATCTCCTCGAAGCACTCGGCCCCGTCGTAGCCGCCCGCCTCGAAATAGCTCATGTCCGTGAGCAGATGCGAGCGGTTGAGATGAGTGATGTGGTCACCGGTTTGCCCACAGGCAGATTTCTTGAGTTGGAAATGCGCAAACTCATCAATCGTCCAGGCAGCGCATGGGCATTGGCGATTTTCAACCTCGACCACTTCCGCAAGATCAACACGATGATTGAGCATGCAGCAGCCGATGCGTTGCTGGCTACCATCGCGACCAAACTCCTTCAAAGCACGCGGCGTGACTGTCTCGTCACCAGGCTCAATGGGCCGACATTCGCAGTGCTCGTGCGCGATACTGGCCGAGAGCAAGTGGGGTCAATGGCTGAGCGATTACGGCAAGTCGTAGCCACCTGTGGTGTGTCCCTGCCGGATGGATCGACATTTCCGATCACCGCCAGCATCGGTGTCGCGATGTGCCCAGAGGATGGATCGGGTGGCAAGAGCCTCTTTGAGCTTGCTACGGCCCGTGTCGAACTCGCCAAACGTGCGGGACGGAACTGCGTGGTCAGCACCGGGACCACGGAACAGCGGCTCGCTGGCTGAAACCGCTGCCCTAAGAAGACGATTCCTCGAAAAGAGCAGCCAGAGTGCGGCTCCATATTTTCTAAGTCGCCAGCAGGTCGAAGTTCACGTATTGCATCTTCTCCATTTTCTCTATTTGGATAGTTCAACACCTCATCGACGAGGTTTCGCTCCATCGACATGTCCTGGGATGCGCTGGCGCTGTCGTCGCAAGAGAACAATCCATAACCATATAAAAATAAGACACTTAAGATTTAATCGCGTGTCGTGGAATTAACAGGCATGTTGCGGAAAATCTACATCCAGCCTGTCCTTGCAGAATCGGCATGATGCCAATTCACCGACTTTCCCCGCGATAAGTGTAGTTATAGACGCTGATTACAGAATCTTAAAAAATAGCGTTCATCCAGTTGGCGGTCTGGCAGGGAGGTTGTGATAGACTCGTACCTTCGTTGTTGAAGGGGGAGCTTCAGAACCATGGATGAGACGACTTTCCAGAACAAGTTGGCGGAACTGATGGGTGAGATTTCGACCCTGCCGAAGGCGGAGCGCGAAAAGCTTACCGCATTGGCTGAAACGACTCAGGCCCGTCATGAGAAGCTTCGCAAGACCGTGAACGACCTTCAGGAAAGTCTGGACTATCTCCGGCTATCGATTAAATACCTGGTATTCGATCTCGAGGCGACTCGTCGCGAAAACTCGTATCTTCGCAAGATGCTTGAGCAGGATCGCTCGCACGGCAGCGAAGGTTACGAAACGCACTGATCCCAGCTGGATTACCAACAATCAACTCACGCACGGAAGCGGGTGCCTTTGAACAGGGCACCCGTTTTCGTTTTGCAGACGAGTGCAGCTTTTATAGGTTTCCAGGCCAGCCTGGAAACAGAAACTTCCCATCTCGAGAGATTACCTGCCCATCCACCGTAATGGTCCCGCCGCCAGCAGGGGAGCGCAGATCACACACCATGTCCCAGTGCAGACCACTTTCATTGGTGTTGCCGCTCTCGGGATAACCTGCACCCACCGCTGCATGAAAGGTCCCACCGATCTTTTCATCGAAGAGTGTGTTCTTTGAGTACTCGGTGATGTTGTAATTGGTGCCAATGGCAATTTCACCAAGATTTCGAGCACCGGCATCTTGATCGAGCATCTGGATCAGAAAATCTTCGTTTTTACTGGCCTTGGCGTTAACGACCCGACCGCGTTCAAAGGTCAACTCGATGTCATGCACTTCGCGGCCGTGGTGTACAGCGGGAAAGCTGTAACACACGATGCCGTTGACTCCTCCATCCGCCGCATGGAGATTGGGGCCGGTGAAGACTTCACCATCAGGGAAGTTTTCATGGCCAGCACAGTTGATCCAAGTCGATCCTTCAACGTTGACTGTTAGATCGGTACCACGTGCTGTTTGGAAACGGATGACTTTTTTCCCCTGGAGAAACTCACGGAGTTTTTCCTGTGAAGCATGGATTTTTTTCCACTCACCGACGGGGTCAGGCTTGTCGAGATGTCCCGCGTTGAAGACAAAGTCCTCGTATTGTCTCAGGCTCATCTCAGCATCCTGCGCACTGGCGAGGGTGGGATATAGTGTGCCGCACCAATAGAGTTTGCCGGGTTCGTCCGCCTTTTTTGCTGCCCGGTCCATGAAGATCTTGAAGATAGGCTTGCGTGCCGCAGAATTGATTCCTTGACGTTTAGGATCGACACGCGATAACCCTTTGGTATTTGTCTCAGCCCATAGACCGATCGACACATCGATGGTCTCCACTTCATGGAGTGCGAGGGGACTGACATACTTGAGTTGATCTTCGGTGGCGTGCTCGAAGAAAAACTCACTGATGGATTCTGGAGAAACCTTCAGAAAAGGATGTGCCCCCACCTCCAGGCATCGTTCATAAATAGCCTCCATAAGAGGCAGACCGACAGGGTCGCCGCTGATACGGACGATTTGTCCTGCCTTCACTCCGGTGGAGTATTCAACGAGAACCTGGGCCAGTTTGTTGAGGCGTTGATCGCGCATGAGGACTCCTCTGATAAAACACGAGTTTTACCTGAGAAAGAATTCCGCTGCCAAGGCGCCGCTTGAATGAATCGAGCTAATGGCAAAAAAGAGAGTGTTCCAGTTATGGTGCCCTGAAATCAAGTAGGTAGGAGGGGCATCAGGTCGATATCACCTGAGTATTCCAGGAATCCCCCGAATCCATTGAAAAAAGTACGTTTGTATCGCGTCGTATCGCAGGAAAATAGGTAACCGGCCACAAAAAACAAAAATATCTTGCCTCCGTTACATCGCGAGGATAGCGTTGAATCCGGAGGAGACACGGCGGAAAGGGCACCGCTTGGCGGGATTGGAGACAACCGAAGCATCGGACGAAAACGCGCGTCCGGGACGCAGACAGCCTGCTGCGATGCCCGGAGCAGACACATCGGCAGATTCGCCCTTCGGTGCCAGCCTGGAACCTGTTTTACGACGAGCCTGCGGCGGACGGCTTTCAAGCGTTTCCTGGTTTCGTACCGATTGGCAACGTGGCGGGGCTCTGACGGGTTACGCCTCGTATCTTGATGAAGATAATTCCGCCCAGCCAGCCGTGGTGAAACTGCCGGTCCCACCGGGTGAGCGACAGTGGCTTGAGCGACTTCAGTCTGCTGACAACCTCGTACCCAAGCTATACGCGCACGGAGAGGCCCTCAACGGCTATGACATGGCATGGGTTGTGATGGAACGTCTGCCGCATGGTCCCTTGGGGCCGGCATGGGGTGGTAAGGAATTTGATCTGCTTATCGAAGCTGCGGGCCGGTTCTATGTCGCAGCCGGAGAAGTTCCTCTCTCAGGGGATTTACCGCAACGCGATTGGGAAAAGATTTTCCACGAAGCGAGAGAGAACATCATCAAGGAACATGATGTCGCCCACGAACAGCGATGGAAGACCGCTCTCAAAAAGACACATCGTAAGCTCAAAGAATGGATCAAAATCTGGAACGATCGTCCAATCGATCACTGGTGCCATGGTGATTTACACTTGGCTAATGCGATGACGCGGCATCCAGCACCGGGTGGACCAGCCGTACTGCTGGATTTTGCGATCACCCATATCGGACATTGGATCGAGGACGCGATCTATTTCGAACATCTCTTCTGGGCACGGAGACACCGTTTAGGCGGTCGCAAACTTTGTAGCCAGATCGCCCACGAACGAAAGAGATTGGGATTACGTGTTGATCCCGATTGGCCGCGACTGGCGTCGGTGCGACGTGCACTGACAGCAATGACGACACCAGCGATTCTGAATCTCGACGGTGATCGTAACCATGTAGAAGCAGCACTTGAGGTGCTGGAGATCGAAGTAGGTTAAGGTTGAACCCTGGAATTTGTCCCGTTGTCGGCAGGGTACTGTGATCGTAAATCAAGGGAACATTTGCATAAGCAGCTTGGAAAGAGCGCGGTAATTCCTTAACGGTACAGCCGGTTTTCCCTCTTTGATTACCTTTCCTACAATACCCAACCTATGGCCGCAACCGATACACGCGATCAGACCTTCACCCAGTCCTTTGTTTTACAGAAGCCAGAGTCACCAGCAGGTGTCCCCGGCAATGGCAGGACGACGACGGTCTCTGATGTTGAGCAGGAAGACGTTCAGACTGAGGAAATGCTCGTCAACATGGGGCCGCAGCACCCTTCTACTCACGGTGTGTTGCGCGTTGTGCTCCGTACTGACGGTGAGATGGTTCTCGAAGCAATCCCACACGTCGGTTATCTGCACCGTAGTGCGGAGAAGATCGGCGAAAACGTCGCCTACTACCAGTACATTCCGTACACCGACCGTATGGACTACCTGGCGGCGATGAACGAAAACTGGGCGTTCTGTCGCGCCGCGGAAAAAATCGCAGGAGTTGAGTTACCACGCCGCGCCGAATGTATCCGCATCATCATCTGCGAGCTTAACCGTATCGCGTCTCACCTTGTATCGTTCGGCACTTACGGGCTAGATATCGGGGCGTTTACTCCGTTTCTCTATGCTTTCCGCGAACGCGAATACATCCTCGATCTTTTTGAACAGGTCTGCGGCGCACGCTTGACCTATAACTTCCTCACGATTGGCGGTTCAATCCACGACCTGCCCGCTGGATACCTGGAAAAGGTTTCTGAATTCCTTGACTACTTTGAACCCAAGATCAAGGAATACAACGATCTGCTCACATGGAACAAAATTTTTATCAAACGAACCGCCAACGTCGGCGTCATCAGTAAAGAACTCTGCGTCAAATATGCACTGACCGGCCCCGTCATTCGCGGCAGCGGTATTCCTTACGATCTTCGTCGAGATAATCCATATTCGCTTTACCCAGAGATCGATTTCAAGGTCATCGTCGGTGACGGTGAGCTAGGCACTCTAGGCGATTGCTGGGATCGCTACATGGTCCGCATGAAGGAAATGTATGAGAGTGCGAAGATCATCAGGCAGGCGATCAAAATGATTCCACCTGCGAGTGACACGGGCGATGGGCGATATCGTGTCAAGATGCCCCGTGCGTTCAAGCCGCCTTTGGGTGAGGTGTATGTCGAGACCGAAAATCCCCGCGGCGTACTGGGCTTTTTCCTTGAGAGTCAGGGTGGACCCGTGCCGTATCGCTGTAAGGCTCGTGCTGCGACATTCTGTAACCTTGCGGTCACAGGCGAAGTCGCTCGGAATGTCCTGCTCGCTGACGTGCCTGCAATCATTGGATCAATCGACATTGTGATGGGACAGGTGGACCGTTAACTGATCTGCGAGTCGGCCTCACAACGGTACAAAGGTGACGACCGCGCGGTTGATTCCCAAATTGAGAATGTCCCGGGCGTTGAGCGGGTTCACGATCGTGGGTACCCATAGCCCCGCACTCTCGATTGGGACGCATTGTTGCATTTCCAGATCGAGCTGCAGGATGAGACGAGCAGAGAAGAAGTCGCTGCCGAGATGGGCAAGTGCACAGCTCGCGATAGCGTGACACCAGTTGAGCCGAGGGATATCGGTACGGTTATTTGAGTGGAAGAAAGCGTGGATGCTGAAGGCCGTGGTTATACACGAGCATCAGAGCAATGAAATCAATTCAGCTCGACTCGCGTAAGTATCTTTCTCACTTCTTTGCCGCCCACAACATTCCTCGCAGCACAATGTCTCGTGCTTCGGGGACATCGAAGTCCTTGTACGTATGTCCCCATGCTGCGTAGAACACGTTTCCTTTACCCCATGTTTTGGTCCAGATATAAGGCATGACCACACCGCTTTCCTCGAAGGTGATGGTGCCCAGTACGTTGTTTGCTGGATCGACGTGGAGGTAGTAGCGCTCAGTATTGGTAAGATCGAAGTCTTTGAGACCTCGCGTGATTTCGTGGCTCTTATCAGTGAGTTTAACTGTGTAGCGCGGATAGAGGTTTCCCGGGTGAGCAACCCATTGCCCACCGGTCATCCATTGGTAACCGGTATTCATGCGGAATGAGTCGCACATGCCGCCGTGAAATCCCGCAAGTCCCACTCCGTTAGCAACAGCCGCACTGAGGCCTTGCTCTTGTTCGGGTTTGATCTGACCCATGGTCCAGATCGGAACAATGAGGCTTAGTGACTCCATCAAGGTTTTGTCAGCGTAGCTATCAAGCGTATTGGAGACCTCGACCTCGAATCCCTTTTCCCGTAATAGCGGTACAAAAACATCTGCCGATTCTTTCGGCGTATGCCCATCCCAGCCGCCCC encodes the following:
- a CDS encoding transcriptional repressor, with amino-acid sequence MTTHVTTDQIQQLFSRHRLRCTRQRRALYEALISTRSHPTADQLFQKVAHSEQDISLATVYNTLEAFCRAGLAQKLLGRGGSTRYDAATHNHLHLRDAQSDTVTDVPDSIGERILKNIPQHILTDLEKELGFRITQLQIELVGQFADTKDAANLAVNRTMEASSS
- a CDS encoding phosphoribosylformylglycinamidine cyclo-ligase, with the protein product MAKTPMTYAGSGVDLQAADRAVELMEHHIRRTFGPRVVGAFGGFAGLFRLDYNEKLFKRNFKDPVLVACTDGVGTKVKLASQMKIYDTVGQDLVAMSVNDLIVQGAEPLFFLDYIALNKKEPELAAQMVRGVADGCVLAGCALLGGETAEMPDVYAPGEFDMAGFAVGVGELNRIIDGSEASPGDVILGLKSSGVHSNGYSLVRAIVKEADLDLDQVYPDLDPHQTLGRVLLTPTRIYAHAVVNVLRRYKVKQVVTSMANITGSGIPGNVPRTLNPKINAKIDRSTWQVPPVFRFLQKHGNVEEKEMWDVFNMGIGYVVIVRPAFAESVKEQFEKLGETVHVIGKVVRGSGMVVWA
- a CDS encoding diguanylate cyclase translates to MSPHNLMRSVVFRLVFGLVLGGVAISVGLCLLELRNAEAMLQMDVTQRVGMSVRNIQSIFKDLLGELKSNEEIKDALDVFTNDRAVRAIRLTGPQMTAVEVGNWPDLLKNNAAVWIFPAHGVARGNEIDLNRLTRVSAPFKAGGGVVTLELLVDGPSERANVRSNVMTKMWSQALLLSVTLLLGLLFLRRLVTEPLSKVMQLVSSSAGAEPFYRLASGRRDEFSRLAESIGGMLTRIDNTAEQLRNREQAFQNLYQFAPAAMVSLDGNGKILEANYRAASLFQTATERELIGRGILDFLRADDRGLLRQTIDRLELDQAARCDLRIVVGARTIDVLVECAGVRNADGVLQSVHLSFLDVSESKKLQRQLADKSHLLNLVIDHISAAILLVNEEGRIAAHNQQLAVLLKRQSSELIGRPYDPENFWRELGIVKQDLFVNRLRQIDADDNRPAQERFEARVGTFLFQGVPVHDASGKGIGRLWVVQEITSQEQSQRLLEQQSSQLQALKKLGPQLSDVSDPKTLLERAASQLFEIFGVEALGLALRHQDSESRSLQILHRGSGAYLLEPNRALVQAVERQLMPQILSNQDVSFWPEFPRGAAWGKVFAQAGLTCLAGGPLRASTDAQGVLWIARRGGERLEKHHIYLLEALGPVVAARLEIAHVREQMRAVEMSDVVTGLPTGRFLELEMRKLINRPGSAWALAIFNLDHFRKINTMIEHAAADALLATIATKLLQSTRRDCLVTRLNGPTFAVLVRDTGREQVGSMAERLRQVVATCGVSLPDGSTFPITASIGVAMCPEDGSGGKSLFELATARVELAKRAGRNCVVSTGTTEQRLAG
- a CDS encoding aminopeptidase, which translates into the protein MRDQRLNKLAQVLVEYSTGVKAGQIVRISGDPVGLPLMEAIYERCLEVGAHPFLKVSPESISEFFFEHATEDQLKYVSPLALHEVETIDVSIGLWAETNTKGLSRVDPKRQGINSAARKPIFKIFMDRAAKKADEPGKLYWCGTLYPTLASAQDAEMSLRQYEDFVFNAGHLDKPDPVGEWKKIHASQEKLREFLQGKKVIRFQTARGTDLTVNVEGSTWINCAGHENFPDGEVFTGPNLHAADGGVNGIVCYSFPAVHHGREVHDIELTFERGRVVNAKASKNEDFLIQMLDQDAGARNLGEIAIGTNYNITEYSKNTLFDEKIGGTFHAAVGAGYPESGNTNESGLHWDMVCDLRSPAGGGTITVDGQVISRDGKFLFPGWPGNL
- a CDS encoding aminoglycoside phosphotransferase family protein, translating into MPGADTSADSPFGASLEPVLRRACGGRLSSVSWFRTDWQRGGALTGYASYLDEDNSAQPAVVKLPVPPGERQWLERLQSADNLVPKLYAHGEALNGYDMAWVVMERLPHGPLGPAWGGKEFDLLIEAAGRFYVAAGEVPLSGDLPQRDWEKIFHEARENIIKEHDVAHEQRWKTALKKTHRKLKEWIKIWNDRPIDHWCHGDLHLANAMTRHPAPGGPAVLLDFAITHIGHWIEDAIYFEHLFWARRHRLGGRKLCSQIAHERKRLGLRVDPDWPRLASVRRALTAMTTPAILNLDGDRNHVEAALEVLEIEVG
- a CDS encoding NADH-quinone oxidoreductase subunit D; this translates as MAATDTRDQTFTQSFVLQKPESPAGVPGNGRTTTVSDVEQEDVQTEEMLVNMGPQHPSTHGVLRVVLRTDGEMVLEAIPHVGYLHRSAEKIGENVAYYQYIPYTDRMDYLAAMNENWAFCRAAEKIAGVELPRRAECIRIIICELNRIASHLVSFGTYGLDIGAFTPFLYAFREREYILDLFEQVCGARLTYNFLTIGGSIHDLPAGYLEKVSEFLDYFEPKIKEYNDLLTWNKIFIKRTANVGVISKELCVKYALTGPVIRGSGIPYDLRRDNPYSLYPEIDFKVIVGDGELGTLGDCWDRYMVRMKEMYESAKIIRQAIKMIPPASDTGDGRYRVKMPRAFKPPLGEVYVETENPRGVLGFFLESQGGPVPYRCKARAATFCNLAVTGEVARNVLLADVPAIIGSIDIVMGQVDR
- a CDS encoding ThuA domain-containing protein, whose product is MARKALIVWGGWDGHTPKESADVFVPLLREKGFEVEVSNTLDSYADKTLMESLSLIVPIWTMGQIKPEQEQGLSAAVANGVGLAGFHGGMCDSFRMNTGYQWMTGGQWVAHPGNLYPRYTVKLTDKSHEITRGLKDFDLTNTERYYLHVDPANNVLGTITFEESGVVMPYIWTKTWGKGNVFYAAWGHTYKDFDVPEARDIVLRGMLWAAKK